Proteins from a genomic interval of Rosa chinensis cultivar Old Blush chromosome 2, RchiOBHm-V2, whole genome shotgun sequence:
- the LOC112185638 gene encoding AUGMIN subunit 1 codes for MSDSSSVNETASSKGTDASRIGEVKQWLAQEFSQAGKQVPDFEYTPRSVAYLRNLATLSQSQTQASKILASDFRLKASEYRSQAARIREILESVGLAQEGLPSNVVSSAHVLANVANLLNIRDTELSSFLVAMGDISLRKTGVEEKRAKAQKESKVLLDYTRKAIARLTYLKRTLGQLEDDVGQCEAHIDYWKTNLGVMVGKEKQYNLQTANYKTTLTRVGYTPEISHGVLVELAEHRKELEKKTKPVLDTLRSYQDLPPDKALAALAIEDKKRQYAAAEKYLEDVLHSALATSE; via the exons ATGAGCGATTCGTCGTCAGTGAACGAAACGGCGTCGTCGAAGGGGACGGACGCTTCCCGAATCGGAGAGGTGAAGCAATGGCTGGCTCAGGAATTCTCCCAAGCCGGCAAACAAGTCCCCGATTTCGAATACACCCCTCGTTCCGTGGCATATTTACGCAACCTTGCCACTCTTTCCCAGTCCCAGACTCAAGCCTCCAAGATCCTCGCCTCCGATTTCCGCCTCAAAGCCTCCGAGTACCGCTCCCAAGCTGCCAGGATTCGCGAGATCTTGGAGAGTGTGGGGTTAGCCCAGGAGGGTTTGCCGTCCAATGTGGTTTCCTCTGCTCACGTCTTGGCCAATGTCGCCAATTTATTGAACATCAGAGATACTGAGCTAAGCAG TTTTCTTGTGGCCATGGGGGATATATCTTTGAGGAAGACTGGCGTGGAGGAGAAGAGGGCTAAAGCCCAAAAGGAGTCCAAGGTTCTTCTTGATTATACTCGAAAGGCTATTGCCAGGTTAACTTATTTGAAAAG AACACTCGGCCAACTAGAAGATGATGTAGGCCAATGTGAAGCGCACATTGATTATTGGAAGACCAATTTGGGGGTGATGGTGGGCAAGGAGAAGCAATACAATCTACAGACTGCCAACTATAAG ACTACTCTTACCCGTGTGGGCTATACCCCAGAGATTAGCCATGGGGTATTGGTTGAATTGGCTGAGCACCGGAAGGAATTAGAGAAGAAGACAAAACCTGTTCTTGATACTTTGCGAAGCTACCAAGACTTGCCTCCG GATAAAGCTTTGGCTGCTTTAGCAATTGAGGACAAGAAAAGACAGTATGCTGCTGCTGAGAAGTATCTCGAAGACGTGTTGCATTCAGCTCTTGCCACTTCAGAGTAG